In Wenyingzhuangia fucanilytica, the following are encoded in one genomic region:
- the murC gene encoding UDP-N-acetylmuramate--L-alanine ligase has product MELKNIHNIYFVGIGGIGMSAIASYFVANGKLVSGYDKTPSVVTKVLNEQGVEISFVDEVSTIDKSFLDKEKTLVVYTPAIPKDGKILNYFQQNGFEVLKRSALLGLITKNTVCYAVAGTHGKTTTSSILGHIMHVCGTGATSFLGGITENYNSNLILGEDKISVVEADEFDRSFLQLSPNVACITNMDADHLDIYGEKEALETSFRDFANKVSDTLIVKKGLPVKGLTYGVEEEADYVAQNVKIEHGSFVFDVKTPNGFVNDIVFHLPGRHNVSNALVSIAMAEKHGLELEDIKNALSSYRGVKRRFSYKIKEDNFVLIDDYAHHPTEIEAVENAVREMYPQQKIMAIFQPHLFSRTRDFIDDFAKSLSKFDELILLDIYPARELPIEGVTSAWLLDKIENKNKSLQTKEAAILSVKNTDATVVVMIGAGDIGVLVEEVTTALNK; this is encoded by the coding sequence GTGGAATTAAAAAACATACATAACATCTACTTTGTAGGAATTGGTGGTATTGGAATGAGTGCCATAGCTAGCTATTTTGTAGCGAATGGAAAACTAGTGTCTGGTTATGATAAAACACCATCGGTAGTAACTAAGGTTTTGAATGAGCAAGGGGTAGAAATTTCTTTTGTTGATGAGGTTTCTACTATTGATAAATCTTTTTTAGACAAGGAAAAGACTTTGGTGGTTTATACTCCTGCTATTCCTAAAGATGGTAAAATATTAAATTACTTTCAGCAAAATGGTTTTGAGGTGTTAAAAAGGTCGGCGCTTTTAGGATTGATTACTAAAAATACTGTTTGTTATGCTGTTGCAGGAACTCATGGAAAAACGACCACATCATCTATATTGGGTCATATCATGCATGTTTGTGGTACTGGAGCAACTTCGTTTTTAGGAGGGATTACAGAAAACTACAATTCTAACTTAATTCTAGGAGAAGATAAAATATCGGTGGTAGAGGCAGATGAATTCGATCGTTCATTTTTACAATTATCACCAAATGTAGCTTGCATTACCAATATGGATGCAGATCATTTAGATATTTATGGAGAAAAAGAAGCTTTAGAAACATCGTTTAGAGATTTTGCAAACAAGGTTTCAGATACTTTAATCGTAAAAAAAGGATTACCAGTTAAAGGGTTGACTTATGGAGTGGAAGAAGAGGCTGATTATGTTGCTCAAAATGTTAAGATTGAACATGGTTCTTTTGTTTTTGATGTAAAAACACCAAATGGTTTTGTTAATGATATAGTATTCCATTTACCAGGAAGACATAATGTTTCTAATGCTTTAGTTTCTATTGCAATGGCAGAGAAACATGGATTGGAATTAGAGGATATTAAAAATGCTTTGAGCTCTTATAGAGGGGTGAAAAGAAGATTTTCATATAAAATTAAGGAAGATAATTTTGTGCTAATTGATGATTATGCACATCATCCTACTGAAATTGAGGCGGTTGAAAATGCGGTGAGAGAAATGTATCCACAACAAAAAATCATGGCTATTTTTCAACCACATTTATTTTCAAGAACTAGAGATTTTATTGATGATTTTGCTAAAAGTTTGTCGAAATTTGACGAGCTAATTTTGTTAGATATTTACCCAGCAAGAGAACTACCAATTGAGGGAGTGACATCAGCTTGGTTATTAGATAAAATAGAGAATAAAAACAAATCATTACAAACCAAAGAAGCAGCAATTTTAAGTGTTAAAAACACTGATGCCACGGTTGTGGTGATGATTGGTGCTGGTGATATTGGTGTTTTAGTTGAGGAAGTAACAACAGCGTTAAACAAGTAA
- a CDS encoding cell division protein FtsQ/DivIB, with amino-acid sequence MRKIENVEVVFANEDNLFLTHQMVDNLLIQNKKGVRNQAKSLINLQELEQVVQSHPMVESAQVSVGVVGDLKVSVIQRKPLAREYSQNGVYYIDSKGLKMPLSKSYSARVPIINNKNGLIKSEEVFPLIQKIHQDEFLNKLVVAIKKDGQGYWLQTRFNHQQVLLGGLNKTSDKLKKLKVFYNYMENDSLSATFKKIDLQYNNQVVCSK; translated from the coding sequence ATGCGAAAAATAGAAAATGTAGAGGTTGTTTTTGCTAATGAAGACAATTTGTTTTTAACGCATCAAATGGTTGATAACTTGTTAATACAAAATAAGAAAGGAGTTAGAAACCAAGCAAAATCCTTGATAAATTTACAAGAGTTGGAACAGGTGGTACAATCACACCCTATGGTGGAATCTGCACAAGTGTCTGTTGGAGTAGTTGGAGATTTGAAAGTGAGTGTAATACAACGTAAACCACTAGCTAGGGAGTATAGTCAAAATGGAGTTTATTATATCGACTCAAAGGGGTTAAAAATGCCTTTGTCTAAGAGTTATTCGGCGAGAGTTCCAATAATCAACAATAAAAATGGCTTAATAAAGTCAGAAGAAGTGTTCCCATTAATTCAAAAAATTCATCAAGATGAGTTTTTAAATAAGTTGGTGGTGGCTATTAAAAAAGATGGACAAGGATATTGGTTACAAACCAGATTTAACCATCAACAAGTATTGTTAGGAGGTTTAAATAAGACTTCTGATAAATTAAAGAAATTAAAAGTGTTTTACAACTATATGGAAAACGATAGTTTGTCTGCCACTTTCAAAAAAATAGATTTACAGTACAACAATCAAGTTGTGTGCTCAAAATAA
- the ftsA gene encoding cell division protein FtsA, translating into MENNRIAIGLDIGTTKIVAMIGRENEYGKIEVLGIGKAKSLGVKRGVVNNITQTIQSIQQAVEEAENVSGLKIDTVTVGIAGHHIRSIHHSDYITRQDAEEVIDEKDIENLINQVHKLVMLPGEEIIHVLPQEFKVDSQVDVSEPIGMYGGRLEANFHVVVGQVSQIKNIGRCVTNSGLGLSAITLEPLASAEAVLSHEEKEAGVALIDIGGGTTDLAIFKDGIIRHTAVIPFGGNVITEDIKEGFSIIEKQAELLKVKFGSAWPGENKDNEIVSIPGLRGREPKEITLKSLSQVIHARITEIIEQVYLEIKNYGHDTQNGKLIAGIVLTGGGAQVKHLKQLVEYITGMDTRIGYPNEHLAGGSDESLSSPVFATAVGLLMEGLEKMPKEQPVVPEEPVFERAVENIEEKEDEPQIVEEPKTIKEPKKKENKKSWLDKFTSGLKDFLNEAE; encoded by the coding sequence ATGGAAAATAACCGCATTGCTATAGGATTAGATATTGGAACAACTAAAATTGTTGCCATGATTGGTCGTGAAAACGAGTATGGTAAAATTGAAGTTTTAGGAATAGGGAAAGCAAAAAGCCTAGGAGTAAAAAGAGGTGTTGTAAATAATATTACGCAAACTATACAGTCTATTCAACAAGCTGTAGAAGAAGCAGAAAATGTATCAGGTTTAAAAATTGATACTGTAACAGTTGGTATTGCAGGTCATCACATCAGAAGTATTCATCACAGTGATTATATCACCAGACAAGATGCAGAAGAAGTGATAGACGAAAAAGATATTGAGAACTTAATTAACCAAGTTCACAAATTAGTGATGTTACCTGGTGAAGAAATTATACACGTATTACCACAAGAATTTAAAGTAGATAGTCAAGTTGATGTTTCTGAGCCTATTGGAATGTATGGAGGTAGATTAGAAGCTAATTTTCATGTTGTTGTGGGGCAAGTTTCTCAAATTAAAAATATTGGGAGATGTGTGACTAACTCAGGTTTAGGATTGTCTGCTATAACATTAGAGCCTTTGGCCTCGGCAGAAGCAGTGTTGAGTCACGAAGAAAAAGAAGCAGGAGTTGCTTTAATCGATATAGGAGGTGGAACTACTGATTTGGCCATTTTTAAAGATGGAATCATTCGTCATACAGCAGTGATTCCTTTTGGAGGAAATGTGATTACCGAAGATATTAAAGAAGGTTTTTCTATTATAGAAAAACAAGCTGAGTTGTTGAAAGTAAAATTTGGATCGGCTTGGCCAGGAGAAAATAAAGACAACGAAATTGTTTCTATTCCAGGATTAAGAGGTAGAGAGCCAAAAGAAATTACCTTAAAGAGTTTGTCTCAAGTAATTCATGCTCGTATTACAGAAATTATTGAGCAGGTGTACTTAGAGATTAAAAACTATGGACACGATACTCAAAACGGAAAACTAATAGCTGGAATTGTATTAACAGGAGGTGGTGCGCAAGTTAAGCACTTAAAACAGTTGGTAGAGTACATTACAGGAATGGATACAAGAATTGGATATCCTAATGAACATTTGGCAGGTGGTTCTGATGAGTCGTTGTCAAGTCCTGTTTTTGCAACTGCTGTAGGTTTGTTAATGGAAGGTTTAGAAAAAATGCCAAAAGAACAACCTGTAGTTCCAGAAGAACCTGTTTTTGAAAGAGCTGTAGAAAATATTGAAGAAAAAGAGGATGAACCACAAATAGTGGAAGAACCTAAAACCATAAAAGAACCTAAGAAAAAAGAGAATAAAAAATCTTGGCTAGATAAATTTACTTCTGGATTAAAAGATTTTTTAAACGAAGCAGAATAA
- the ftsZ gene encoding cell division protein FtsZ: protein MSDIPFNNVAFDMPKSQSSSIKVIGVGGGGSNAVNHMFTQDIKGVDFVICNTDAQALQNSPVPNKIQLGVSLTSGLGAGANPDVGEKAAQESIEEIQKMLTSQTKMVFITAGMGGGTGTGAAPIIAGIAKKMDILTVGIVTMPFQFEGRMRAKQAQKGIDELRENVDSLIVINNNKLREVYGNLGFKAGFSKADEVLSTASRGIAEVITHHYKQNIDLHDAKTVLSNSGTAIMGSSKEAGENRAQNAIIKALDSPLLNDNKIRGAKNVLLLIVSGADEVTLDEIGEINDFIQEEAGYEANIIMGVGEDESLGDAIAVTVVATGFAIDQQRDITNTEVKKVYHTLNTEQTAHYNFEDEQSVVRPRTTRIIEEPIEEKKVVHQLLEEEPEEVVFKPKKQIENELVETTAAIENIDVVFNEVKNETAEEEVYDSVSEDDFVINDITPNLFSEIEEEPVAKVNVFDLPVNSAIEVTNEEPINIFELPVVDAEEVKYEAKEEVFNVFDLPVIDAEEVVFERKEVEAPKTVYVLEDEEDINEIEVVEAKEISAQPVLKQEESLSGIKRYTLEQFDAQPTIKNASSLEVKKKIEDIEVNEEEEIKFEVRQPKHIEVVDHEEVSPLNLTISEVQRSAEKRKNTFKKYNHRFKTSAFNEDVIDDIEKEPAYKRLGLELHSKQDVNQISRTSIDVDKDNEVTIRKNNSFLHDNVD from the coding sequence ATGAGCGATATACCATTTAATAACGTTGCATTCGATATGCCAAAATCACAATCAAGTTCTATTAAAGTAATAGGAGTTGGTGGTGGAGGTAGTAATGCCGTAAATCACATGTTTACCCAAGACATTAAAGGAGTAGATTTTGTTATCTGTAATACAGATGCACAAGCTTTACAAAATAGCCCTGTACCTAATAAAATTCAATTAGGAGTTAGTTTAACTTCTGGATTAGGAGCTGGAGCAAACCCTGATGTTGGGGAGAAAGCAGCGCAAGAGAGTATTGAGGAAATTCAAAAAATGTTGACTTCTCAAACAAAAATGGTGTTTATTACTGCTGGTATGGGAGGTGGTACAGGTACGGGTGCTGCACCAATTATAGCTGGGATTGCTAAAAAAATGGACATTTTAACAGTTGGGATTGTTACTATGCCGTTTCAGTTTGAGGGTAGAATGCGTGCTAAACAAGCTCAAAAAGGGATTGACGAGCTTAGAGAAAATGTAGATTCTTTAATTGTTATTAATAATAACAAGTTAAGAGAGGTGTATGGTAATTTAGGATTTAAAGCTGGTTTCTCTAAAGCTGATGAAGTATTATCTACAGCATCTAGAGGAATTGCAGAGGTAATTACTCATCACTATAAACAAAATATAGATTTACATGATGCTAAAACAGTACTATCTAATAGTGGTACAGCTATCATGGGATCATCAAAAGAGGCTGGAGAGAACAGAGCTCAAAATGCGATCATTAAAGCTTTAGATTCTCCATTGTTGAATGACAATAAAATTAGAGGAGCAAAAAACGTATTACTGTTAATTGTTTCTGGAGCGGATGAGGTTACTTTGGATGAAATTGGAGAAATCAACGATTTTATTCAAGAAGAAGCTGGGTATGAGGCCAATATTATCATGGGAGTTGGAGAAGATGAATCTTTAGGAGATGCCATTGCAGTAACAGTTGTAGCTACTGGTTTTGCTATAGATCAACAAAGAGATATTACCAATACTGAGGTTAAAAAAGTTTATCATACTTTAAATACAGAACAAACAGCTCATTACAATTTTGAGGATGAGCAATCGGTAGTTAGGCCAAGAACAACTCGTATTATAGAAGAGCCTATTGAAGAGAAAAAGGTAGTACACCAATTGTTAGAAGAAGAGCCAGAAGAGGTGGTGTTTAAGCCTAAAAAACAAATTGAGAATGAGTTGGTTGAAACAACAGCAGCTATTGAAAATATTGATGTTGTTTTTAATGAGGTAAAAAATGAAACAGCAGAAGAAGAGGTATATGACTCTGTTAGTGAAGATGATTTCGTGATTAATGACATCACTCCAAATTTATTTTCTGAAATTGAAGAAGAGCCTGTAGCCAAAGTAAATGTTTTTGATTTACCAGTAAATTCTGCCATTGAAGTAACTAATGAAGAGCCTATCAATATTTTTGAATTGCCAGTTGTAGATGCAGAGGAGGTTAAATATGAGGCTAAAGAGGAAGTTTTTAATGTTTTTGATTTGCCTGTAATTGATGCAGAAGAGGTTGTTTTTGAAAGAAAAGAAGTAGAGGCTCCTAAGACAGTATATGTTCTAGAGGATGAAGAAGATATTAATGAAATTGAAGTAGTAGAAGCTAAAGAAATTTCAGCTCAACCAGTTTTAAAGCAAGAGGAAAGCTTATCTGGAATTAAAAGATATACTTTAGAGCAGTTTGATGCACAGCCAACGATTAAAAATGCTTCGTCTTTAGAGGTAAAGAAAAAGATTGAGGATATTGAAGTAAATGAAGAAGAAGAAATTAAGTTTGAAGTTAGGCAGCCTAAACACATTGAGGTTGTAGACCACGAAGAGGTTTCTCCTTTAAATTTAACTATTTCTGAAGTGCAACGCAGTGCCGAAAAACGTAAAAATACTTTTAAGAAATATAATCACAGATTTAAAACATCAGCATTTAATGAAGATGTAATTGATGATATTGAAAAAGAGCCAGCTTATAAAAGATTAGGTTTAGAGTTGCATAGTAAACAAGATGTAAATCAGATTTCTAGAACTTCTATTGATGTTGACAAAGACAATGAGGTAACAATTAGAAAAAATAATTCTTTTCTACACGATAATGTAGATTAG
- a CDS encoding GatB/YqeY domain-containing protein: MSLSTEIMAKMKDAMRAKDTVALEALRAVKSAILLAQTENGAKEEITEDAEIKLLQKLVKQRKDSAALYTEQGRADLAEPEIAQAEVISQFLPEQMSEDELKAALSKLISETGASSIKDMGKLMGIASQQFAGKADGKAISIVIKQLLS, translated from the coding sequence ATGAGTTTATCAACAGAAATCATGGCAAAAATGAAAGATGCTATGAGAGCAAAAGATACCGTAGCATTAGAAGCGTTAAGAGCTGTTAAATCGGCAATTTTATTAGCACAAACAGAAAATGGAGCTAAAGAAGAGATCACTGAAGATGCTGAAATTAAATTGTTACAAAAGTTGGTGAAACAACGTAAGGATTCAGCAGCATTATATACTGAGCAAGGTAGAGCAGATTTAGCAGAACCTGAAATAGCACAAGCGGAAGTAATTTCTCAATTTTTGCCAGAACAAATGAGTGAAGATGAGTTAAAAGCAGCTTTGTCTAAATTAATTTCAGAAACTGGAGCTTCATCAATAAAAGATATGGGGAAATTGATGGGGATTGCTTCTCAACAATTTGCTGGAAAAGCAGATGGAAAAGCAATATCAATAGTGATAAAGCAGTTATTATCTTAA
- a CDS encoding acyl-CoA thioesterase: MRFHTRKWVKPEDLNANATLFGGKLLAWIDEEAALYSIIQLENNRVVTKYMSEINFLSSAKKGDIVEIGMEVVKFGKSSLTLNCEVRNKMTRETIIKVENIIMVNLGDDGKPKPHGKTEVEFVKDRLNNDK, encoded by the coding sequence ATGAGATTTCACACAAGAAAATGGGTAAAACCCGAAGATTTAAACGCTAATGCTACCTTATTTGGAGGAAAACTATTAGCTTGGATTGATGAAGAAGCTGCGTTGTATTCTATTATACAACTAGAAAACAACAGAGTCGTTACCAAATACATGTCCGAAATCAACTTTTTAAGTTCTGCTAAAAAAGGAGATATTGTTGAAATTGGAATGGAGGTAGTAAAATTTGGAAAATCATCTTTGACCTTAAATTGTGAAGTCCGAAACAAAATGACTAGAGAGACCATCATTAAGGTAGAAAATATCATTATGGTAAATTTAGGTGATGATGGCAAACCAAAACCTCATGGTAAAACAGAAGTAGAATTTGTAAAAGACAGATTAAACAACGACAAATAA
- a CDS encoding T9SS type A sorting domain-containing protein, with the protein MHSNSFSILKLSNANISVYNLYGKKISDDRIDKERKFTSIKYDPGVYIISIHKENNHFTKKIVLN; encoded by the coding sequence TTGCACTCCAATAGCTTCTCAATACTAAAACTAAGCAATGCTAATATTAGCGTTTATAACTTATATGGAAAAAAAATATCAGATGATCGTATTGATAAAGAAAGGAAATTCACTTCTATTAAATATGACCCTGGTGTCTATATCATTTCAATTCATAAAGAAAACAATCATTTTACAAAAAAAATAGTCCTTAATTAA
- a CDS encoding sialate O-acetylesterase — MKKLLSIFITCIVCLSINAQSPTPKNINVIFLGGQSNMVGHGSYNDLSQTDKDRVDAVANRVTVSKQVQNNNIFSAPLGINKSYQPTVKITGFGPELFSAIKLAEDNPTEEYLFIKTAWGGSSLYGAWSNNWTAEKAAFIESGSKQTNQFYQWHISHIQNALQKIIDEGNTYTILGMFWMQGENDALKIEAANSYEANLTSFINAYRTTFNLPKMPFIAGQINSRYGVSGGPETIRQAFLNVEAVVNDVKIIRTAVDPTSTWADYPKRDDNVHYNNEGLKRLGIEFANKLVELNSSLSVQNNNADFKKKIHLN; from the coding sequence ATGAAAAAACTATTATCTATTTTTATTACCTGTATTGTGTGTCTTTCAATAAATGCACAATCACCTACACCTAAAAATATAAACGTTATTTTTCTTGGAGGACAATCAAACATGGTTGGTCACGGATCTTATAATGATTTGTCTCAAACTGATAAAGATAGAGTTGATGCAGTAGCTAATAGAGTAACAGTAAGTAAGCAAGTCCAAAACAACAATATATTCTCTGCTCCACTAGGTATCAATAAATCTTATCAACCTACTGTAAAAATAACTGGTTTTGGTCCAGAATTATTTTCTGCTATAAAATTAGCAGAAGACAACCCTACCGAAGAATATCTTTTTATTAAAACCGCATGGGGTGGATCTTCTTTATATGGTGCATGGAGTAACAACTGGACTGCTGAGAAAGCTGCATTTATAGAAAGTGGAAGTAAACAAACCAATCAATTTTACCAATGGCATATTAGTCACATTCAAAATGCATTACAAAAGATTATAGATGAAGGTAATACCTATACTATTCTAGGTATGTTTTGGATGCAAGGAGAAAATGACGCACTAAAAATTGAAGCTGCGAATAGTTACGAAGCAAATCTAACTAGTTTTATCAACGCCTACAGAACCACCTTTAATCTTCCTAAAATGCCATTTATCGCTGGACAAATAAATTCTAGGTATGGTGTTTCCGGAGGGCCAGAAACTATTAGGCAAGCTTTTTTAAATGTAGAAGCAGTAGTAAATGATGTTAAAATTATAAGAACTGCAGTAGATCCTACATCAACTTGGGCAGATTATCCAAAAAGAGATGATAACGTTCATTATAACAACGAAGGATTAAAACGCTTAGGGATTGAGTTTGCAAATAAATTAGTAGAATTAAACTCAAGCCTTTCAGTACAAAACAACAATGCTGATTTTAAAAAAAAAATCCATTTGAATTAG
- a CDS encoding LacI family DNA-binding transcriptional regulator: MKKKLTIKDIAKELNVSISTVSKALNDSHEIAEVTKKRIQAYAKEFKYKPNFNALSLKNKKTKTIAVLIPNMLKYIYAQVFNGIEQVANEAGYKIITCVSNEKTSKEIEILEMLSNGSIDGFIISPALESSINKDYLHFQNVIDEGFPIVMFDRVPKELDCDKVMIKDNKATFNAVEHLKNTGCQNIAFISTHKKLSSTKKRKKGYLQGLEEFNLPVNDEIIIDLSDYNYKEYEKLLTPILEKNKIDGVITTNEATAIAAQKVALKLGYNIPGNFSVIAFSNGILARHASPQMTTISQHGEKMGAKAAKILIERIENEEENIPYVTKIIKTDLVMRSSTKNFLKLNYK; encoded by the coding sequence ATGAAAAAAAAACTAACCATTAAAGACATTGCTAAGGAACTAAACGTTTCTATTTCAACTGTTTCAAAAGCACTGAATGACAGTCATGAAATAGCAGAAGTAACTAAAAAACGTATTCAGGCCTATGCTAAGGAATTTAAATACAAACCCAATTTTAATGCCCTTAGCTTAAAAAACAAAAAAACAAAGACCATAGCTGTATTAATACCTAATATGTTAAAATACATTTATGCTCAAGTTTTTAATGGAATTGAACAGGTTGCTAACGAAGCCGGGTACAAAATAATCACTTGTGTTTCTAACGAAAAAACTAGCAAAGAAATTGAAATTTTAGAAATGCTATCTAATGGTAGTATTGATGGGTTTATTATTTCTCCTGCCTTAGAAAGTAGTATTAACAAAGATTATCTTCATTTTCAAAACGTGATTGACGAAGGATTTCCAATTGTGATGTTTGATAGAGTTCCTAAAGAATTAGATTGCGATAAAGTCATGATTAAAGACAATAAAGCAACTTTTAATGCTGTAGAGCATTTAAAAAATACTGGATGTCAAAACATCGCTTTTATATCTACCCACAAAAAGCTTAGTAGTACTAAAAAAAGAAAAAAAGGATACTTACAAGGACTAGAAGAATTTAACCTTCCTGTTAATGATGAAATTATTATTGATTTATCTGACTACAACTACAAAGAATACGAAAAACTTCTTACTCCTATCTTAGAAAAAAATAAAATAGATGGTGTAATTACCACCAACGAAGCTACTGCCATAGCAGCTCAAAAAGTAGCGCTAAAATTAGGGTATAATATCCCTGGAAACTTTTCTGTAATCGCCTTTTCAAACGGTATTTTAGCTAGACATGCTAGTCCGCAAATGACAACTATTAGTCAACATGGTGAAAAAATGGGAGCTAAAGCCGCAAAAATATTGATTGAGAGAATTGAAAACGAAGAGGAAAATATTCCTTACGTTACCAAGATCATCAAAACCGATTTGGTTATGAGAAGCTCAACCAAAAACTTTTTAAAATTAAATTACAAGTAA